The Streptomyces pactum genome contains a region encoding:
- a CDS encoding TetR/AcrR family transcriptional regulator, with protein sequence MDSEAARERALDAAERLFYGRGVQAVGMDDVRGASGVSLKRLYQLFPAKEQLVVACLERRDVRWRGRLAEHVDRYEEPGSRILAVFDWLGQWFAEPDFRGCAWINAYGELGATSAPVADRVRAHKGAFRAFLDGLAGEAGLPAAVGGQLFLLAEGAMVTAGVTGGTEPARSAREAARVLLDAAGADFPAPDAAGVSAPSATR encoded by the coding sequence ATGGACAGCGAGGCCGCCCGGGAGCGGGCACTGGACGCGGCGGAGCGGCTCTTCTACGGGCGGGGCGTCCAGGCCGTCGGCATGGACGACGTCCGGGGCGCCTCCGGCGTCTCGCTCAAACGCCTCTACCAGTTGTTCCCGGCCAAGGAGCAGCTCGTGGTGGCCTGTCTGGAACGGCGCGACGTGCGCTGGCGCGGGCGGCTGGCGGAGCACGTCGACCGGTACGAGGAGCCCGGGTCCCGGATCCTGGCCGTCTTCGACTGGCTCGGGCAGTGGTTCGCCGAGCCGGACTTCCGCGGCTGCGCGTGGATCAACGCGTACGGCGAACTGGGGGCCACCTCCGCCCCGGTGGCGGACCGGGTGCGGGCGCACAAGGGGGCGTTTCGCGCGTTTCTCGACGGCCTGGCGGGCGAGGCGGGACTGCCCGCCGCGGTGGGCGGGCAGCTCTTCCTGCTGGCCGAGGGTGCCATGGTGACGGCGGGCGTCACGGGCGGTACGGAACCGGCCCGGTCGGCGCGTGAGGCGGCGCGGGTGCTGCTGGACGCCGCCGGGGCGGATTTCCCGGCGCCGGACGCCGCCGGCGTCAGCGCACCGTCTGCGACACGGTGA
- a CDS encoding ferredoxin, translating to MDIGIDKDTCIGAGQCALTAPDVFTQDDDGYSTVRPGREDGGGSALVREAARACPVGAITVSQTVR from the coding sequence ATGGACATCGGCATCGACAAGGACACCTGCATCGGCGCGGGCCAGTGCGCCCTGACCGCTCCCGACGTGTTCACGCAAGACGACGACGGCTACAGCACGGTCCGGCCCGGCCGGGAGGACGGCGGCGGCAGCGCCCTGGTGCGGGAGGCGGCCCGGGCGTGCCCCGTCGGCGCCATCACCGTGTCGCAGACGGTGCGCTGA
- a CDS encoding cation diffusion facilitator family transporter: protein MLVALAANLVIAVAKAVGGFVAGSPALLSEAAHSVADSMNEVFLLAALRRSRRPADRRHPFGYGKERFFWSLLAAVGIFVMGGCFSFYQGVEALRTGAQEDLGGYVAGLVVLGVALLAEGGSLLRALHQVRRQGGVATGLRDPALRTVVAEDGTAVLGVTLAMTGMVLHMVTGQVVWEACASLAIGALLVFVAYRLGREARDQLIGEAADPEASGRIRSLLRAQPEIDSVEALFTMKTGLDSALVAARVDLVPGLDSERVEEVAVRIKRSIARTVPEARQIFLDVTDRPAREADESPAATGERGGA from the coding sequence GTGCTGGTGGCCCTGGCGGCCAACCTGGTGATCGCCGTCGCCAAGGCGGTGGGCGGATTCGTCGCGGGCTCGCCCGCGCTGCTGTCGGAGGCCGCGCACTCGGTGGCGGACAGTATGAACGAGGTCTTCCTCCTCGCCGCACTGCGCCGCAGCCGCCGCCCCGCCGACCGGCGGCACCCCTTCGGCTACGGCAAGGAACGGTTCTTCTGGTCGCTCCTGGCGGCCGTCGGCATCTTCGTCATGGGCGGCTGCTTCTCCTTCTACCAGGGCGTCGAGGCCCTGCGCACGGGCGCTCAGGAGGACCTCGGCGGCTACGTGGCCGGGCTGGTCGTGCTCGGTGTCGCCCTGCTCGCCGAGGGCGGCTCCCTGCTGCGGGCCCTGCACCAGGTGCGGCGCCAGGGCGGTGTCGCCACCGGGCTGCGCGACCCGGCCCTGCGTACGGTCGTCGCCGAGGACGGCACCGCGGTGCTCGGCGTGACGCTCGCCATGACCGGCATGGTCCTGCACATGGTGACCGGACAGGTGGTGTGGGAGGCATGCGCCTCGCTCGCGATCGGCGCGCTGCTCGTGTTCGTGGCCTACCGGCTGGGCCGCGAGGCCCGCGACCAGCTCATCGGCGAGGCCGCCGATCCGGAGGCCAGCGGCCGGATCCGGTCGCTGCTGCGGGCGCAGCCGGAGATCGACAGTGTCGAGGCGCTGTTCACGATGAAGACGGGCCTCGACTCCGCTCTGGTGGCCGCGCGCGTCGACCTGGTGCCGGGCCTGGACAGCGAACGGGTGGAAGAGGTCGCGGTACGCATCAAGAGGTCGATCGCGCGTACCGTTCCCGAGGCGCGACAGATCTTCCTCGACGTCACCGACCGGCCCGCCCGGGAGGCGGACGAAAGCCCCGCCGCGACGGGGGAACGCGGCGGGGCCTGA
- a CDS encoding VOC family protein, producing the protein MALVNAGVVVLDCAEPEKLAEFYKRLLGAEESEATANRIEIRSADGFRMAFRRDVNATPPSWPRPENSLQAHLDFWVDDLDEAERGVVELGGRPVDAKDALGVHEERGYSDPAGHSFTLRRTAPTAPKQG; encoded by the coding sequence ATGGCACTGGTCAACGCGGGCGTCGTGGTGCTCGACTGCGCCGAGCCCGAGAAGCTCGCCGAGTTCTACAAGAGGCTGCTGGGAGCGGAAGAGAGCGAGGCGACCGCCAACCGGATCGAGATCAGGTCGGCGGACGGCTTCCGTATGGCGTTCCGACGGGACGTCAACGCCACCCCGCCGAGCTGGCCCCGGCCCGAAAACTCCCTCCAGGCACATCTGGACTTCTGGGTGGATGACCTGGACGAGGCGGAACGCGGCGTCGTCGAACTCGGTGGGCGCCCCGTGGACGCGAAGGACGCACTCGGGGTGCACGAGGAGCGTGGCTACTCCGACCCGGCGGGCCACTCCTTCACCCTGCGGCGTACCGCGCCGACGGCACCCAAGCAGGGCTAG
- a CDS encoding 7-epi-alpha-eudesmol synthase — protein MPQDVRFDLPFDTPVSPHLSQARDRHLRWVRERGLVRSRAGFEEYQSWDLAQAAARTYPHASADDMVVLMNWFSLAFLFDDQFDAGRPDRAERIAEVARELIATPLRPAGTPPRVACPITLAWSEVWDRLSDGMSLTWRSRFAASWGRFLVAHCEEVDLAAHGRAGTLTLDDYTVFRRRTVGIHHSIDAGERSRGFEVPAAAMAHPLMERMRDLAADTIGFMNDIHSFERERRRGDGHNLIAVLHRERGCSWQEAADEAYRMTTACLEEYVALEGRVPLMCDELGLDADERSRVAMGVEAIQHWINGNYEWALTTGRYAAAKEGPVATAELAGRGSVDDLLAV, from the coding sequence ATGCCTCAGGACGTCCGGTTCGACCTCCCCTTCGACACTCCCGTCAGCCCGCATCTCAGCCAGGCACGTGACCGTCATCTGCGATGGGTGCGCGAGCGGGGGCTGGTGCGCAGCCGGGCCGGGTTCGAGGAGTACCAGTCGTGGGACCTCGCTCAGGCCGCGGCCCGCACGTACCCCCACGCGTCGGCGGACGACATGGTCGTCCTGATGAACTGGTTCTCCCTCGCCTTCCTCTTCGACGACCAGTTCGACGCCGGCCGGCCGGACCGCGCGGAGCGCATAGCGGAGGTGGCGCGGGAACTCATCGCCACACCGCTGCGTCCGGCGGGTACCCCGCCACGGGTGGCATGCCCCATCACCCTGGCCTGGTCAGAGGTTTGGGACCGGCTCTCGGATGGCATGTCCCTGACCTGGAGGTCGCGGTTCGCCGCCTCCTGGGGGCGTTTCCTGGTGGCGCACTGCGAGGAGGTCGACCTGGCGGCCCACGGCCGGGCCGGGACGCTCACGCTGGACGACTACACCGTCTTCCGGCGCCGTACGGTCGGCATCCACCACAGCATCGACGCGGGCGAGCGCAGCCGCGGGTTCGAGGTGCCGGCCGCGGCGATGGCGCATCCGCTGATGGAGCGGATGCGGGACCTGGCCGCGGACACCATCGGGTTCATGAACGACATCCACTCCTTCGAGCGCGAACGCCGCCGCGGGGACGGCCACAACCTCATCGCCGTGCTGCACCGGGAACGCGGCTGCTCCTGGCAGGAGGCCGCCGACGAGGCGTACCGCATGACGACCGCCTGTCTCGAGGAGTACGTCGCCCTCGAGGGCCGCGTGCCGCTGATGTGCGACGAGCTGGGGCTGGACGCCGACGAGCGGTCCCGGGTGGCGATGGGCGTCGAGGCGATCCAGCACTGGATCAACGGCAACTACGAGTGGGCGCTGACCACCGGCCGGTACGCGGCGGCCAAGGAGGGCCCGGTCGCCACGGCCGAACTGGCCGGGCGGGGTTCGGTGGACGACCTGCTGGCCGTGTGA
- a CDS encoding glutathione S-transferase family protein, which translates to MSGDGGTPGNSGYGRKSFKRSRSHFADRITADGRDGWPVAPGRYRLVVSRACPWASRALVSRRLLGLEDALSLAVADPVQDDRSWRFTLDPDGRDPVLGIRYLSEAYDRRETGYPGGVSVPAIVDVTSGELVTNDYQQITLDLATEWTSLHRPGAPDLYPVALRDEIDEVMAGVYEDVNNGVYRAGFATGQEEYEAACAGVFRRLEQLTPRLERQRYLVGDTITEADIRLFTTLVRFDAVYHGHFKCNRWKLTENPVLWGYVRDLFQTPGFGDTVDFDHIKRHYYQVHTGINPTAIVPMGPDLSGWLTPHHRQELGGRPFGEGTPPGPVPAGEAVLVRGRP; encoded by the coding sequence ATGAGCGGTGACGGCGGGACGCCCGGCAACAGCGGCTACGGCAGGAAGTCCTTCAAGCGGTCCAGGAGCCACTTCGCGGACCGGATCACCGCGGACGGCCGGGACGGCTGGCCGGTGGCGCCCGGCCGGTACCGGCTGGTGGTGAGCCGTGCCTGCCCGTGGGCAAGCCGCGCCCTGGTCTCGCGGCGGCTGCTCGGTCTGGAGGACGCCCTGTCCCTCGCGGTCGCCGATCCCGTCCAGGACGACCGAAGCTGGCGCTTCACCCTGGATCCGGACGGCCGCGACCCGGTCCTCGGCATCCGCTACCTCAGCGAGGCGTACGACCGGCGGGAGACCGGCTATCCGGGCGGGGTCAGCGTGCCCGCGATCGTGGACGTAACCAGCGGAGAGCTGGTCACCAACGACTACCAGCAGATCACCCTGGACCTGGCGACCGAGTGGACGTCCCTGCACCGGCCGGGCGCGCCCGACCTGTATCCCGTCGCGCTGCGCGACGAGATCGACGAGGTGATGGCAGGCGTCTACGAGGACGTCAACAACGGTGTGTACCGGGCGGGCTTCGCGACCGGCCAGGAGGAGTACGAGGCCGCGTGCGCGGGTGTCTTCCGGCGTCTGGAGCAACTGACACCCCGGCTGGAGCGGCAGCGCTACCTGGTCGGCGACACGATCACCGAGGCGGACATCCGGCTGTTCACGACACTGGTCCGCTTCGACGCCGTCTACCACGGCCACTTCAAGTGCAACCGCTGGAAGCTGACGGAGAACCCGGTGCTGTGGGGGTACGTCCGCGACCTGTTCCAGACGCCCGGCTTCGGCGACACCGTCGACTTCGACCACATCAAACGCCACTACTACCAGGTGCACACCGGCATCAACCCGACCGCCATCGTGCCCATGGGCCCGGACCTGTCCGGCTGGCTCACGCCCCACCACCGGCAGGAACTGGGCGGCCGGCCGTTCGGCGAGGGCACACCGCCGGGGCCGGTCCCCGCCGGCGAGGCGGTTTTGGTGCGGGGCAGGCCCTGA
- a CDS encoding cytochrome P450 — protein sequence MPDTDATLKAGPTPDREPTPGRNATPDRNATPDRDATEAVAFPQDRTCPYHPPAAYDPLRAARPLARITLFDGRPAWLVTGHAAARRLLADQRLSTDRTRDGFPATSARLAAVRGRKTALLGVDDPEHRNQRKMVLPDFTLKRAAALRPHIQRIVDERLDVMTAQGPPADLVTDFALPVPSMVICALLGVPYADHDYFEEQSRRLLRGPRPADTQDARDRLEAYLGELIDRKRHTPGEGLLDDLVRRQLGEGAVDRELLVALAVILLVAGHETTANMISLGTYTLLSNPRRLTELREDPSLLPGAVEELMRVLSIADGLLRMATEDIDVDGQTIRAGDGVVFSTSVINRDETVYPEPDALDWHRPARHHVAFGFGIHQCLGQNLARAELEIALHTLFERLPSLRLAAPPQEIPFKPGDTIQGMLELPVSW from the coding sequence ATGCCGGACACGGACGCAACGCTGAAAGCGGGTCCGACGCCGGACCGGGAACCAACGCCCGGCCGGAACGCGACGCCGGACCGGAACGCGACGCCGGACCGGGACGCGACGGAGGCCGTCGCCTTCCCGCAGGACCGGACCTGCCCCTACCACCCTCCCGCCGCCTACGACCCGCTGCGCGCCGCCCGGCCGCTGGCCCGGATCACCCTCTTCGACGGCCGTCCGGCCTGGTTGGTGACCGGCCACGCCGCCGCCCGCAGGCTGCTGGCCGACCAGCGGCTGTCCACCGACCGCACCCGCGACGGCTTCCCCGCCACGTCGGCGCGCCTGGCGGCGGTACGCGGCCGAAAGACCGCCCTGCTCGGCGTCGACGACCCCGAACACCGCAACCAGCGCAAGATGGTGCTGCCCGACTTCACCCTCAAACGCGCCGCCGCCCTGCGCCCGCACATCCAGCGGATCGTCGACGAACGGCTCGACGTGATGACCGCGCAGGGCCCGCCCGCCGATCTGGTGACGGACTTCGCGCTGCCCGTGCCCTCGATGGTGATCTGCGCGCTGCTCGGCGTCCCCTACGCCGACCATGACTACTTCGAGGAACAGTCCCGTCGGCTGCTGCGCGGTCCCCGCCCCGCCGACACCCAGGACGCCCGCGACCGACTGGAGGCGTACCTGGGCGAGTTGATCGACCGCAAGCGCCACACACCCGGCGAGGGCCTGCTGGACGACCTGGTCCGGCGGCAACTGGGCGAGGGTGCGGTCGACCGGGAACTGCTGGTCGCGCTGGCGGTCATCCTGCTGGTCGCGGGCCACGAGACGACCGCCAACATGATCTCGCTGGGCACCTACACCCTCCTGAGCAACCCCCGGCGACTGACCGAACTGCGCGAGGACCCCTCGCTGCTGCCCGGCGCGGTCGAGGAGTTGATGCGCGTCCTGTCCATCGCGGACGGGCTGCTGCGCATGGCCACCGAGGACATCGACGTGGACGGGCAGACCATCCGGGCCGGCGACGGGGTCGTCTTCTCGACCTCCGTCATCAACCGCGACGAGACCGTCTACCCCGAGCCGGACGCCCTCGACTGGCACCGCCCGGCCCGCCACCACGTCGCCTTCGGGTTCGGCATCCACCAGTGCCTCGGCCAGAACCTGGCCCGCGCCGAACTGGAGATCGCCCTGCACACCCTCTTCGAGAGGCTGCCCTCGCTGCGCCTGGCCGCCCCGCCTCAGGAGATCCCCTTCAAACCCGGCGACACGATCCAGGGGATGCTGGAACTCCCCGTGTCCTGGTAG
- a CDS encoding nitroreductase family deazaflavin-dependent oxidoreductase — protein MPLEGEYEPSPTQWVREQVELYESSGGTRGTTLMDTGMPVIVLTTLGARSGKLRKTPLMRVEHEGRYAVVASLGGAPKHPVWYHNVKADPRVELQDGPVKRDMTAREVTGAEKAEWWERAVAAYPPYADYQKKTDRDIPVFVLEAAEES, from the coding sequence ATGCCTCTTGAGGGCGAGTACGAACCCAGCCCGACGCAGTGGGTGCGTGAACAGGTCGAGCTCTACGAGAGCTCGGGCGGCACGCGGGGCACGACCCTGATGGACACGGGGATGCCCGTGATCGTACTGACCACGCTGGGCGCGCGGAGCGGCAAGCTGCGCAAGACGCCGCTGATGCGCGTCGAGCACGAAGGCCGTTACGCCGTGGTCGCCTCCCTGGGCGGGGCGCCCAAGCACCCGGTCTGGTACCACAACGTCAAGGCGGATCCCCGTGTGGAGCTCCAGGACGGCCCGGTGAAGCGGGACATGACGGCCCGTGAGGTCACCGGCGCCGAGAAGGCCGAGTGGTGGGAGCGTGCCGTCGCGGCGTATCCGCCGTACGCCGACTACCAGAAGAAGACGGACCGGGATATCCCGGTCTTCGTCCTGGAAGCGGCCGAAGAGAGCTGA
- a CDS encoding DUF4235 domain-containing protein codes for MAKKKKQKLPLAYKPVGFALGWVGGTLAGLAFQKTWKVVRHEDDAPDALDPDRGWGEILLAAAIQGAIFAAVRSAVDRTGAKAIERSTGVWPVGGKGGRD; via the coding sequence GTGGCCAAGAAGAAGAAGCAGAAGCTCCCCCTCGCCTACAAGCCCGTCGGCTTCGCGCTGGGCTGGGTGGGCGGCACGCTGGCAGGGCTGGCGTTCCAGAAGACATGGAAGGTGGTCCGGCACGAGGACGACGCGCCCGACGCGCTGGACCCGGACCGCGGCTGGGGGGAGATCCTGCTCGCCGCCGCGATCCAGGGCGCCATCTTCGCCGCGGTGCGCAGTGCCGTGGACCGGACCGGCGCCAAGGCCATCGAACGCTCGACCGGTGTCTGGCCGGTCGGCGGGAAGGGCGGACGCGACTGA